One Psychromonas sp. psych-6C06 DNA window includes the following coding sequences:
- a CDS encoding YqgE/AlgH family protein, whose amino-acid sequence MTDNKNNSSDSKQDSHDAHDTYEIDDICVDSDKTEVINTLKNHFLIAMPALTDPYFKKSVVYLCEHDAEGAMGFIINFPVKLTVQELLKNVETIKHQPEPPLTNPVFLGGPLELERGFVLHSPLDDNSQSTALNDQLLMSNSNIVLSTLGTENEPQKYMVTLGYASWSAGQLEQEMNDNHWLTIESENEIIFNTPVEKRWSESLQRLGITPEQLTTSSGHA is encoded by the coding sequence ATGACTGATAATAAAAATAATAGCAGTGACTCTAAACAAGATTCTCATGATGCACATGACACCTATGAAATTGATGATATCTGCGTTGATAGCGATAAGACAGAGGTCATTAACACTTTAAAGAATCATTTCTTAATTGCGATGCCGGCACTGACTGACCCCTACTTTAAAAAGTCAGTCGTTTATCTCTGTGAGCATGATGCAGAGGGTGCAATGGGATTTATTATTAACTTCCCAGTCAAACTCACAGTGCAAGAATTACTGAAAAATGTAGAAACGATCAAACATCAACCAGAGCCACCGCTTACAAATCCGGTGTTTTTAGGTGGTCCACTGGAACTAGAGCGTGGCTTTGTATTACACAGTCCACTGGATGATAATTCACAAAGTACCGCGCTCAATGATCAACTATTAATGTCTAACTCCAATATAGTGTTATCTACTCTTGGTACCGAAAATGAACCACAAAAGTACATGGTGACCTTAGGTTATGCAAGCTGGAGCGCTGGGCAGCTTGAACAAGAGATGAATGATAATCATTGGCTCACCATTGAGAGTGAAAATGAGATCATCTTTAATACGCCCGTCGAAAAACGCTGGAGTGAATCTTTACAGCGCTTAGGCATTACTCCCGAGCAATTAACCACCTCAAGTGGCCATGCTTAA